The following are from one region of the Theropithecus gelada isolate Dixy chromosome 6, Tgel_1.0, whole genome shotgun sequence genome:
- the RNF44 gene encoding RING finger protein 44 isoform X1: MRPWALAVTRWPPSAPVGQRRFSAGPGSTPGQFWGSPGLEGPLASPPARDERLPSQQPPSRPPHLPVEERRASAPAGGGPRMLHPATQQSPFMVDLHEQVHQGPVPLSYTVTTVTTQGFPLPTGQHIPGCSAQQLPACSVMFSGQHYPLCCLPPPLIQACTMQQLPVPYQAYPHLISSDHYILHPPAPAPPPQPTHMAPLGQFVSLQAQHPRMPLQRLDNDVDLRGDQHSLGSFTYSTSAPGPALSPSVPLHYLPHDPLHQELSFGVPYSHMMPRRLSTQRYRLQQPLPPPPPPPPPPPYYPSFLPYFLSMLPMSPTAMGPTISLDLDVDDVEMENYEALLNLAERLGDAKPRGLTKADIEQLPSYRFNPDSHQSEQTLCVVCFSDFETRQLLRVLPCNHEFHTKCVDKWLKANRTCPICRADASEVPREAE, translated from the exons ATGCGACCATGGGCTCTGGCAGTGACTAGGTGGCCACCCTCTGCCCCCGTGGGTCAGCGGCGATTCTCTGCGGGACCCGGCAGCACCCCGGGCCAGTTCTGGGGAAG CCCCGGCCTCGAGGGTCCCCTGGCCAGCCCACCTGCCCGGGATGAGCGCTTACCCTCCCAGCAGCCGCCGTCCCGACCTCCACACCTCCCCGTAGAGGAGCGCCGAGCCTCGGCTCCTGCCGGCGGGGGCCCCCGAATGCTGCACCCAGCCACCCAGCAGAGCCCGTTCATGGTTGATCTCCACGAGCAG GTGCACCAGGGACCTGTCCCTCTGTCCTACACGGTCACCACAGTGACGACCCAAGGCTTCCCCTTGCCTACAGGCCAACACATCCCTGGCTGCAGTGCCCAGCAGCTCCCAGCATGCTCCGTGATGTTCAGCGGGCAGCACTACCCCCTCTGCTGCCTGCCGCCCCCG CTCATCCAGGCGTGCACCATGCAGCAGCTGCCTGTGCCCTATCAGGCCTACCCCCACCTCATCTCCAGTGACCACTACATCCTGCATCCCCCAGCGCCGGCCCCACCCCCACAGCCCACCCACATGGCACCCCTGGGGCAGTTTGTGTCTCTGCAGGCCCAGCACCCGCGGATG CCCCTACAGCGGCTCGACAATGACGTGGACCTGCGTGGGGACCAGCACTCCCTGGGTAGCTTCACCTACTCCACCTCTGCGCCTGGCCCAGCCCTTTCCCCATCGGTGCCCCTGCACTACCTGCCCCACGACCCGCTGCACCAGGAGCTGTCCTTTGGTGTG CCATATTCTCACATGATGCCGCGGAGACTGAGCACCCAGAGATACCGCCTGCAGCAGCCACTGCCTCCGccgcccccaccaccacccccaccaccctaCTACCCCAGCTTCCTGCCCTACTTCCT CTCGATGCTGCCAATGTCACCAACAGCAATGGGGCCCACCATCAGCCTGGATCTGGACGTGGATGACGTGGAGATGGAGAACTATGAG GCCCTCCTGAACCTGGCCGAGCGGTTGGGAGATGCCAAGCCCCGGGGCCTCACCAAAGCAGACATAGAGCAGCTCCCGTCATACCGCTTTAACCCAGACAGCCATCAGTCAGAGCAGACGCT GTGTGTGGTCTGCTTCAGTGACTTCGAGACGCGGCAGCTGCTCCGAGTGCTGCCCTGCAACCATGAGTTCCACACCAAGTGTGTTGACAAGTGGCTGAAG GCCAACCGGACGTGTCCCATCTGCCGGGCCGATGCCTCCGAGGTGcccagggaggctgagtga
- the RNF44 gene encoding RING finger protein 44 isoform X2, with product MLHPATQQSPFMVDLHEQVHQGPVPLSYTVTTVTTQGFPLPTGQHIPGCSAQQLPACSVMFSGQHYPLCCLPPPLIQACTMQQLPVPYQAYPHLISSDHYILHPPAPAPPPQPTHMAPLGQFVSLQAQHPRMPLQRLDNDVDLRGDQHSLGSFTYSTSAPGPALSPSVPLHYLPHDPLHQELSFGVPYSHMMPRRLSTQRYRLQQPLPPPPPPPPPPPYYPSFLPYFLSMLPMSPTAMGPTISLDLDVDDVEMENYEALLNLAERLGDAKPRGLTKADIEQLPSYRFNPDSHQSEQTLCVVCFSDFETRQLLRVLPCNHEFHTKCVDKWLKANRTCPICRADASEVPREAE from the exons ATGCTGCACCCAGCCACCCAGCAGAGCCCGTTCATGGTTGATCTCCACGAGCAG GTGCACCAGGGACCTGTCCCTCTGTCCTACACGGTCACCACAGTGACGACCCAAGGCTTCCCCTTGCCTACAGGCCAACACATCCCTGGCTGCAGTGCCCAGCAGCTCCCAGCATGCTCCGTGATGTTCAGCGGGCAGCACTACCCCCTCTGCTGCCTGCCGCCCCCG CTCATCCAGGCGTGCACCATGCAGCAGCTGCCTGTGCCCTATCAGGCCTACCCCCACCTCATCTCCAGTGACCACTACATCCTGCATCCCCCAGCGCCGGCCCCACCCCCACAGCCCACCCACATGGCACCCCTGGGGCAGTTTGTGTCTCTGCAGGCCCAGCACCCGCGGATG CCCCTACAGCGGCTCGACAATGACGTGGACCTGCGTGGGGACCAGCACTCCCTGGGTAGCTTCACCTACTCCACCTCTGCGCCTGGCCCAGCCCTTTCCCCATCGGTGCCCCTGCACTACCTGCCCCACGACCCGCTGCACCAGGAGCTGTCCTTTGGTGTG CCATATTCTCACATGATGCCGCGGAGACTGAGCACCCAGAGATACCGCCTGCAGCAGCCACTGCCTCCGccgcccccaccaccacccccaccaccctaCTACCCCAGCTTCCTGCCCTACTTCCT CTCGATGCTGCCAATGTCACCAACAGCAATGGGGCCCACCATCAGCCTGGATCTGGACGTGGATGACGTGGAGATGGAGAACTATGAG GCCCTCCTGAACCTGGCCGAGCGGTTGGGAGATGCCAAGCCCCGGGGCCTCACCAAAGCAGACATAGAGCAGCTCCCGTCATACCGCTTTAACCCAGACAGCCATCAGTCAGAGCAGACGCT GTGTGTGGTCTGCTTCAGTGACTTCGAGACGCGGCAGCTGCTCCGAGTGCTGCCCTGCAACCATGAGTTCCACACCAAGTGTGTTGACAAGTGGCTGAAG GCCAACCGGACGTGTCCCATCTGCCGGGCCGATGCCTCCGAGGTGcccagggaggctgagtga